A region of Colletotrichum higginsianum IMI 349063 chromosome 10, whole genome shotgun sequence DNA encodes the following proteins:
- a CDS encoding Fungal specific transcription factor → MVPQPHSRQQRQQQQQPYTPNSASTIYASPASENERLPPNGVSHTSTAATAGTTVVPKAEPSPASSLTPGYPPSSGFKRAESVDAANSASPDDANVDEPSKKKQRRNKPTLSCAECVERKTKTARTSSYQAPQVVGLLGGPPLSGTSYVLNASLDIQDISHCNAVSRLGPPTNKAWQCDRGRPHCLACIKRQTECKYAVVANILESTTTDKIQFSETSRSITNGRRMTKPPKKKPSDLSTIPNIADRGLIEGRGFTSRGSVGSIAFSSSTGLLSNVPYSLPTASNVFGIGSEHPFANYWTCEGGLPEVISVLPDKIQADILLAQYFECVDPVYPMIHRQTFYADYEHFWSLSPDEKNRVDAAFIGLIFVMLALGTQFVTSTSPKDGKQTAEFYASASNQALRMFSYLSAASLRSIQAMVLLTYFLINDNHASDGWAFAGILIRQAYAMGLHRDPNIVTPEASIFEKQQRRKLWQAVLLQDTFLTVLLSLPPSATHTDVSVEDLLDDGSAIASSDPTDIAYIRGSWTLANLVQETICSARSLDLPICSTPRHKSKLLSDFRAVYRSFPDIFRSWDPESLTALARTNKRVVRQTLFLTSNYHHNIMLVHASESPDTPVNMRGTLEAAHEAITSFFLLFNIFELEARVWWVFNHRAFLEALCIGSVLREAAREPSTADMAERDPLFVRGRADIARMIQIMELMGEGEQGSDVARARVQVLKDLL, encoded by the exons ATGGTACCTCAACCCCATTCTCGGCaacagcggcagcagcagcagcaaccatACACGCCgaactcggcctcgaccatctacgcgtcgcccgcctcggAAAACGAACGCCTGCCACCAAATGGAGTCTCCCACacatcgacggcggcgacagcagGAACAACAGTCGTACCAAAGGCCGAGCCATCACCTGCATCATCCTTGACCCCCGGTTACCCCCCCTCCAGCGGCTTCAAGAGGGCCGAGAgtgtcgacgccgccaactcGGCCAGCCCCGACGATGCGAACGTGGACGAGCCTTCtaagaagaagcagaggcGCAACAAGCCCACCTTGTCCTGCGCCGAGTGCGTCGAGCGCAAGACAAAG ACGGCACGGACCTCGTCGTATCAAGCTCCCCAGGTCGTCGGTCTCCTTGGCGGCCCTCCCCTTTCTGGCACCTCCTATGTACTCAACGCTTCCCTTGATATCCAAGATATCTCACACTGCAATGCAGTCAGTCGCCTTGGGCCACCAACTAATAAAGCATGGCAGTGCGATCGCGGCAGGCCCCATTGCCTAGCATGTATCAAGCGGCAGACGGAATGCAAATATGCAGTCGTCGCCAACATCCTTGAGTCG ACGACTACTGACAAGATACAATTCAGCGAAACATCACGTTCCATCACCAATGGCCGTCGCATGACCAAACCccccaagaagaagccctCGGACCTCTCCACCATCCCCAACATCGCCGACAGGGGCCTGATCGAAGGCCGCGGCTTCACATCCCGCGGCTCCGTCGGCTCcatcgccttctcctcctccaccggcCTGCTCTCCAACGTGCCCTACTCGCTGCCCACCGCCAGCAACGTCTTTGGCATCGGTTCCGAGCACCCCTTTGCCAACTACTGGACCTGCGAGGGCGGCCTGCCCGAGGTTATCTCCGTCCTGCCCGACAAGATCCAGGCCGACATCCTGCTGGCCCAGTACTTCGAGTGCGTCGACCCCGTCTACCCCATGATCCACCGCCAAACCTTTTACGCCGACTACGAGCACTTTTGGAGTTTGAGCCCCGACGAGAAGAACCGTGTCGATGCCGCCTTCATCGGTCTCATCTTCGTCATGCTGGCCCTGGGCACCCAGTTTGTGACGTCGACCTCCcccaaggacggcaagcAGACGGCCGAATTCTACGCCTCGGCGAGTAATCAAGCGTTGCGCATGTTTTCCTATCTGAGCGCTGCTTCATTACGCTCCATCCAGGCCATGGTGTT GCTGACCTACTTTCTCATCAACGACAACCACGCCTCGGACGGATGGGCCTTCGCCGGTATCCTGATTCGCCAGGCATACGCAATGGGCCTGCATCGCGACCCCAATATCG TGACCCCTGAAGCCAGCATATTCGAGAAACAGCAGCGTCGCAAACTATGGCAAGCGGTGCTCCTCCAGGACACATTCCTCACAGTTCTCctctcgctgccgccgtcagcAACGCACACGGACGTGTCGGTcgaggacctcctcgacgacggatCGGCCATCGCCTCGAGCGACCCGACCGACATCGCCTACATCCGCGGGTCCTGGACGCTGGCGAACCTGGTGCAAGAGACCATCTGCTCGGCGCGGTCCCTGGACCTGCCCAtctgctcgacgccgcggcaCAAGTCCAAGCTCCTCTCTGACTTCCGCGCCGTGTACCGCTCGTTCCCGGACATCTTCCGGTCGTGGGACCCGGAGAGCCTCACGGCACTGGCGCGGACCAACAAGCGCGTCGTGCGGCAGACGCTGTTCCTGACGAGCAACTACCACCACAACATCATGCTCGTGCACGCGTCCGAGAGTCCCGACACGCCCGTCAACATGCGCGGCACGCTCGAGGCGGCACATGAGGCCATCACGTCCTTCTTTCTGCTGTTCAACATCTTTGAGCTCGAGGCGCGCGTGTGGTGGGTCTTCAACCACCGGGCGTTCCTCGAGGCGCTCTGCATCGGCAGCGTGCTCcgcgaggcggcgagggagccgtcgacggccgacATGGCCGAGAGGGATCCGTTGTTCGTGCGGGGGAGAGCGGATATCG cgcGCATGATCCAGATCATGGAGTTgatgggcgagggcgagcaggGGTCCGATGTGGCGCGGGCACGGGTGCAGGTGTTGAAGGACCTCCTCTGA